Proteins from a genomic interval of Pristis pectinata isolate sPriPec2 chromosome 9, sPriPec2.1.pri, whole genome shotgun sequence:
- the LOC127574012 gene encoding corticoliberin-like: METPLLLCTALLLVGFVPGDDCRALQDSVSTENGPGQQSELQQLAPPVGIRFREPQAKAHNNLSPPGRNLLEMFPFERASKMPLARFQRNLPGKVGDLDHVYGRYQDLVDEMSERGKRRDTPLLSLNAPLHVLNKLLAIARAEQMAKQAEENKKIMDEVGK; this comes from the coding sequence ATGGAGACCCCCTTGCTGCTTTGCACCGCTCTTCTCCTGGTTGGGTTCGTACCCGGGGATGACTGTCGAGCCCTACAGGACTCCGTATCAACTGAAAACGGCCCTGGTCAACAATCGGAGCTCCAGCAGTTAGCTCCACCCGTTGGGATTCGCTTCAGAGAGCCACAGGCCAAGGCGCACAATAATCTTTCACCTCCTGGTCGAAATCTACTTGAAATGTTTCCTTTCGAAAGAGCTTCCAAAATGCCACTGGCCCGGTTCCAGCGCAACCTACCTGGTAAAGTTGGGGACTTGGATCACGTTTACGGCAGATACCAAGATTTAGTGGATGAGATGTCGGAACGCGGAAAAAGACGCGACACGCCTCTCCTTTCCCTTAATGCACCTTTGCATGTTCTAAATAAACTGCTGGCGATAGCTAGAGCGGAGCAAATGGCCAAGCAAGCAGAGGAAAATAAGAAAATCATGGATGAAGTCGGGAAATAG
- the LOC127574014 gene encoding corticoliberin-like has product MKTPLLLCTALLLVGFVPGDDCRALQNSVSTEYGPGQQSELQHLVSPAGIRFGESYLKPQAKAHNNPSLGRNLLEMFPFDGASKMPLARFQRNLPGKVGDLDHVYGRYQDLVDEMSERGKRRDTPLLSLNVPLHVLNKLLAIARAEQMAKQAEENKKIMDEVGK; this is encoded by the coding sequence ATGAAGACCCCCTTGCTGCTTTGCACCGCTCTCCTCCTGGTTGGGTTCGTACCCGGGGATGACTGTCGAGCCCTACAGAACTCCGTATCAACTGAATACGGCCCTGGTCAACAATCGGAGCTCCAGCATTTAGTTTCACCAGCTGGGATTCGCTTCGGAGAGTCATACCTTAAGCCACAGGCCAAGGCGCACAATAACCCTTCTCTTGGTCGAAATCTACTTGAAATGTTTCCTTTCGACGGAGCTTCCAAAATGCCACTGGCCCGGTTCCAGCGCAACCTACCTGGTAAAGTTGGGGACTTGGATCACGTTTACGGCAGATACCAAGATTTAGTGGATGAGATGTCGGAACGCGGTAAAAGACGCGACACGCCTCTCCTTTCCCTTAATGTACCTTTGCATGTTCTAAATAAACTGCTGGCGATAGCTAGAGCGGAGCAAATGGCCAAGCAAGCAGAGGAAAATAAGAAAATCATGGATGAAGTCGGGAAATAG